Genomic window (Methanolacinia paynteri):
CGCAAAACTGAACTCCCTGAGTTTCGGCGGAAGGTTCTCCTTGCTCATGGGGGGGGTCATCTTCTTCGGGGGAACGCCCGCCTCCAGGCAGCCGTTTGCGAGTGCGATGACGAAATCGCCGACCTGTTCGGGTTTGTCCATCGCCGCAACGACACCCGTACTTCTCACGACAAAGTCGAGATCCTCCTTCACGGACAGTTTTGCTTCCTTGTGGCACTGAAGAAGAGTGTCCCGGACCAGTTCGGTTACGGATTCCCTTGATATCGGAGTTCCGACGAGTGTCTCCCCGAATACCTCTTCGCCGGGTTTTGGGGGCCTGACATCGCGGCTCATGCTGACGGTTTTATTGATAATATATGTCCTGCCCGTCTCGAGGTTGGTCCCGGTCAGTATGCATTTCGTGGTGGTATTTCCCATTTCGACGGATGCGACAATAAAGTAGGGTTTCGTGAGATATTCGGGAACCCTCATCCCTGCCCCCTGCCCTACCACGGGGGGAGGGGGGCTTTCAACGATATTGGGAGTTTTCCTTTTGAAAGAAAAGAGTGCACACATATCTAATCGATTATTTTTTTCAGGATTAAATCTTTTGTTTTCTCTAAATTGTTCAGATTTATCCTCTCAAAAATTCTACGTTTTGTTAATTCGCAGATACTGATCTCTGTAATGGATATATTCCTGCAGGATACTTCAGGTTAAAAAAAAAGAACAGGTGCGAATCCTGTTTACCAAAAATAATCCTGAATTAATGTTTTTATGTTGTTCTTTTTATTTACACCAATATATATGAATTAACTTCCCGGTTAAATGACTGATTTTTTTTAATTATTTCATATAAATGCCACATTCATGAAATACTATCTGAGTATTGCTGCCTGTGATCGTCTCAATTTACGACTCACAATCAAAACAGACCCAATCCCCCAATAAACAGACACCATCGTTTCACCATTGGAAAATGCTTCAGGCAGCAGTACCGCAATAATATTTCCTGGAAGATTCTTCATTCAATTTTCAGGATTCTTAAGAATCAAAGGTATGTAAAATGATAGAATTTAAAAATCTGGTCAAAACCTACGGTAAAATTAACGCTGTAGACAATCTCTCCATAAAAATAGATAAAGGGGAGGTATTTGGTCTCCTTGGCCCGAACGGTGCGGGAAAAAGTACTACTATCCTGATGCTGTGCGGGCTTATTCAGCCGACTTCGGGAGAATGCTATATCGACGGGACGGAAGTCTCGAGAAATCCCATCGAAGTAAAGAGAAGAATCGGCTATATGCCTGAAGATGTCGGGTTTTATCCCAACCTTTCGGCCGAACAGAACCTGGAATTTTTCTCCAAGCTATACAATATTCCCGAAAAGGAGAGAAGGACAAGGACAGACGAACTCCTTGAACTCGTAGGATTATCCGGTGTTGAGAAGAAGGTCGGCGGGTACTCGAAGGGAATGCGCCAGCGGCTGGGGATTGCCAAGGCGCTGATCAATGATCCCGATGTGGTCATTCTTGACGAACCGACGGCCAATCTCGATCCGCAGGGAGTTTCCGATTACCGCAAGATCATCAGGAATATTTCAGGCTCGGATAAGACGGTTCTCGTATCTTCGCATATTCTCTCGGAGGTCAGCAAAGTCTGTTCGAGGGTCGGGATCATGCAGAAGGGAAGGATAATAAAAGACGGGTCCTGGGACGAACTTGCGAGAAACCTGGATCTTTTAGGTCTGCCCGAGATAATTATCAATGTCGAGACCGCGTCCGGGATGCCCGAACTTGTTCATGACGATATCATCAGGGTTGATTATTCCGGGGGAATGACCAAGGCGAAGATTATCGCTTCATGCGATATCAGGACCGACATAGGCAGAATCCTGATCGAGAACAGGATCGTTCCGAGGGAGATCGCACTTGATGCCATAACAATGGAAGACGCCGTTCTTTCGTACTACAACGAGGTGAACAGCTGATATGAAATCCGTTGGACTTTTTGCAATAACAGAAAAGGAATTCCAGGATCATACCCACAGCAGAAAATTCCTGATGTTCCTTTCGATCATCCTTGTCGTAACGATCATAGGGATGGCTTCCGGATCTGTGGACTATAACAAGCAGATCGACGATTATAACGAACAGGTCAGCGTGGTCGATGAGAATTCTGAGACGGATTCGTATTGGTACAAGCCGTCGATAATGACGATCTTCAATAGTGTGGGAGCTCTTCTTGCATCCCTGGGAGCCATACTCGGAATCGCCATGGGATTCGACCTGATTACGAAGGAAAAAGAGAGTAAATCGCTCAAAATCCTGTTGTCTCACCCGATATACCGCGATGAAGTCATAAACGGAAAAGCCGCGGGCGGAATTCTTGCATTGCTGCTAGCTTTATTCGTAACTTTTATTATTGCAGCAGGCATCATGCTGATCTTCGGGATAGTTCCTTCGGGCGAAGATTTCATATACATAGCCTTCTTCGGGCTTGCAGCGTTTTTGATGATCTTTTCATACTTCGCCATCTCCATGTTCATGTCAACGGTTGCAGAAGACAGCGGCAATTCTCTTGTTTATACTCTTATCCTCTTCGTCTTCCTTTCGAGTCTCCTGCCGGTTTTTGTCTGGAGTTCGACGACCGACCTCATTATCGGACCTGCACCCGAATACCCGGAAGGATACTTCGATATTGACTACGGTTTCAACGGGGCAGCGGTTACGATGACCGTAAGTGATACCGGAGAAGTGACGAAAACCGAAAATGCGTATGTAAAAGAGGAGGATGAGGCCTGGGAGAAATACATGGATGAAATGGAAGAATATTGGGGTAAAAGAGAGATGTTGTCGGGCTTCATCAGCCTTCTTTCGCCGACCAACAATTTCCAGGATATCATGAATACGCTGACATATTCGAGCAGCGGCTTTGACGACCTCCTGAGGTCTTCTTATTCTCCTGCGGATAAAGAGAGTGCCGGTGTTATGGATGTTCTCGGGAAACTCTTGTGGAACTTCGTTGCCCTGATCGCAATTCCGGCAGTATTCTTCGGTGCGGCATATGTCCGTTTCATGAGGATTGACGTGAGGTGAAAATGACGGGAATTAATCAAAAATTGCTGAACTGTTTATTGGCATCGGCATTTTTAATCCTGCTTCTCTTACCGCAGGGAGTTTTTGCATCAGACAATGCAACCCCCAATGTAGAGATTATATGCAGTTTTCCCGGGAGGATCGTTGAAGCCGGTGAAACGGTAAAGTTCGACCTGAAAATAAAGAACAACTACGGCACATATCCAAAGATGCTCGATGTGGATACGTTTAAAGGAGAGAACGACTGGAAGTTTGCTTTTTACTCCGGCGAAAATAAAATCGACCGTGTTTTAATGGGAAAAGGCGAGGAGTTAGCAGTTACCCTTGAAGTAGATACGGCAGGCGACACTCCTGTAGATACATATCCGGTAAGAATCCGGATCGACGACGCACGGCTGTGGATTTATATCAAAATCGAAAAAACACATGCCGGAGAGTCCGGCGTCCTTAAGGTTACGGTTGTCGACGAACAGGGAGAAAAGATAAAAGGCGCAGTGGTGAAGGTTGTCGATGACAGAATGCATAACATCGTAAAAGAGGTCCTTACAACCGCAGACGGGCAGATCCGGACCGAAGTCGATCAGGGGGATTATATTCTTAATATCGAAAGCAGCGGTTATATCGGTTCTCAAAAGGACGATATAGCGATAAAAAGCGGCTACACCACCGACGCCGGAACAATAATGCTCGAGAAGAAAAACTACGGGCTGACCATAGACGTTAAATCCCCGCTTGTGACGGCAACCATCGGAAACAAGCCGGTATATGAAATACTGTTGTCTAATGTCGGAAAAAGCGACGATATATTCGATCTCGGTGTCGAGGGTCTTCCTGCAGGATGGTACGGGAGATTTAAACTTGCATCGAGTTCGAACGAAAGCGCATCGAGTCTCTATATTGACGCAGGTTCTGAAAAAACCGTCTTCCTCGAGATCATTCCCCCGTATTCCGTGGAGAAGGGAGATTACTCTTTCAATATCTCGGTAAATTCGTCGGATAACAGTTATACAGAAAAGCTCGAGGCAAAGATTACAGGCAGCAGCAACATGGTTGTATTCTCCGAGAAATACCGTTATGAGATCACAAAGGGTGACACGGCGGAAATTTCGATGTCGATATCGAACAAGGGAAGCGGCGAAGCGCTGACCAATGTAAGAGTCGAAGTCTCGGCACCTGACGGATGGAATGTCCGGACGACACCTTCTACGATCCCGTCCATACAGCCGGGTCAAAAAGCGGTCGTCAATCTCAAGGTCACTCCGCCTGCAAACATCGCCGCCTCGGATTACAAGATCTCCGTTAAGGTCATCTCCGACCAGGAAGAAGATACCGAGGATATTAAGATTATAGTGAGCGAGAGTTCGCTCGTCGGAATATTAGGCGTGCTGCTTCTAGCGGGAGCATGTTTCGGGGTATATTATTACTTCAGAAAACACGAGAGAAGATAGAATTGATCTATGGCACTGCTGTATTTTTTTCAAATATTAGCTGGGCAACCCCGGCACCGGCGGCCAGGTCCGCCGGACGGCCCCTGCCCAGGGGCCTTGCCTTAAGATATTTCTCTCACGGCACGCTTAGGGGACCGGCAAGGGTCCCCTAAGCTGTTGAATTTGTTTTTTTAAACATATTAAGTGCCGTAAACACCTTGAATTTACCGCATCTCGCCGCACAGGGGATACTTGTCTATCCCCTGAGCGGCCTGTCACAATTGAGAGGCCCCGGGGTCGGGGCCGATCCGTGAGCCTGCTGTGCGGCTCGCGGCGAGGGGTTGGCAATGAAGTGAGACCTGCATTTATACCCACATAGATTAACGAAGAGCTGATCTTTTTTTCATTTTTTTAATGAAAGCCGGATTACAGGTTTTTTGAATATGATCCCCCAGTATATCATGATCACTTTTTGTAACAGAATGTATGCCTGAAAACCCGTAATCCGGGCTTATTCCGCTCTTTTTTATGCGTGTTTCCTGGGTCTAAAATAAATCTCGCCAATTTGTGGATATTTAGCTGTTTAAAGGCCGGATCGTATCGATATAGCGGCACGTATTTGTCCTGTTTTTTTCAGACGATATTTATACCCGGCAGGCAGGAGATCGTGGAACACAGGGCTTCTGTGTGGATTTTGAAAATCAGGTTTTTCGCAGGATTTAGGGTTTATTTAAGTTTTACTTTACAATCCGGCCATCATTAAAAGAACCGGCCGCAGGGAAAAATATGGAGGAACTGTATATCCCTCTTCAAAGATTTCCAGAAATCTCTTTCAAATCCTTAAGGAAACTTTCGATATCCGGATATCTTTGTTCCGGGTCTCTCCTAAGGCATCTCATAATAATCCTGTCGAGATCGGTATAAGAGGGATCGCCCAGGATCTCCGAGACCGGAACGATGCTGCCTTTATCCCCGCCCGAGAGCATCTCCTCGATTAAATCTCCCTTAAAGGGCTTTTCACCGGTAAGGAGTTCGTAAAAGAGCACTCCGGTCTGGTAAATATCGGTCCTGGTTCCGGGTTTTCCAAATCTTGAAGGGAACAGCTGTTCCGGTGCTGCATAGACGAGTGAGAATCCTATATTCGAAGACTCGAAGTTGTCCGCGATCGTTTTGCTGAGGCCCCAGTCCGTGATCTTCGGGGTATCCCTGTCGTCGAGAAGTATGTTGTTGGGTTTTATATCGTGATGGACGATTCCCATCGCATGTGCATACTCAAGGCCTTCGGCAATGCCTGTGATGATGGAGATGGTCTTTTCCACCGGAAGAGGGAATGCGAGAGACATGAGATTTCTGTCGAGATATTCCATCTCGATGTACGGCGAAGGGAAGATATTTGCCGAATAGATCTCGACGATATTTTCATGCTTCAGCGTTTTCCATACCGAGATCTCCCTGATGAACGATTTTCCGGCAACCTCATCCCTGGATATCGGGATTTTTAGTGCAACGATTTCCCCGTCGCTTTCTCTTTTGGCCCTGAAAACGATCGCTGCACCGCCGGTCCCTGCTATGGAAATATTTCCGTACTTCTCGTAAAGTTCACGTGGGAATAATGAAATATACTGCCTGTCCCGGTCTTCCCCGTTATAATAGAAGGTCTTTTCATTTTCAGGAGTTTTATTTTCAGCCGGCGGAGTCCCGGACGACCATAGCCTGGAGACTGCCATAAGCACCAGTGACAGCAGCAGCAGCGTCGGTATGAATATGACGTTCATCCCGAACAATCCCGGGTTGCCGGAGATTATACACTCGAAATAAAATAAAAATGAGATTAACAGCACGATGCAGTGCACTTGACCGGTATACCCCCTGCGCCCGTTTTTTATGATTATAATCGAAAGCATGAGAGACGATGCACCGGTATAGACGAGCGATGCAATAAGCCCGAGATACACAAACAGCCCGTTTTCATAATAGGCGAACATGTTGTATGAGGTGGATATCATATGAGCGGTGATAAGGGACAGCAGAACGAAAATTGCGAAATGACCTGCCGCGATAAGATTCCTCTCAAAGGGTTCGGGTTTGCCGGCTGAATTTGCCTTCTGCTTCGCAGGGACTATGGAGAGAATTCCGGATACGATCAGCGAGATTATCAGGAAAAACAGAAATGCATCCATCTCGTCGGAGTACCAGAGATCGTAGGAGATTGTATTCAGCGGAGATGTATCTTCGGCAGATCGCGGGTAATTGTCCGAATAAACGGTGACAATACTAAGATTTCCCGAATCATTATTATTTATCCCGTATAGAAAAGGATTTTCGAAGATTATCATGCTGTTCGTATCGGATACAACATGAACCGCAGTTTCATTGTAATCATCCGGAAGTAATTCGTCAGGTGATACGATAGTGACAGTAAATGTGCTGTTTGCGCTGTCATTTACCGGGTATTCAAATTCTGCATGTACGGGTGAAATTACGAGAAAGGAGATGATCAATAAAAGTAATACCAGCCGGTTTCTTCTCAATCCCGTTCACCTTTACATAAATTATTTATTTTTTATATAGATTATATGACCGTCAGTCCATATGAAAAATCAGTCTCGCACGTGTCTGTCCCCTGCCGAGATCGATAATATCCCCGTCGGAAAGAATTATCGATTCTCCCTTTATAACCAGCTTATAATTGATATACGATCCGTTGGTGCTCCCCGGGTCTGAGAATATATACTGTGTACCGTTTTTTTGAATTTCCGCATGTATCCCGCTTATTCTCGTAACCGAGAGATATGACCCGGAGAGTATTACGGAGCATTTGTCTTCTTCAAAATACTTCCCCGTCGTCCTGCCGATCTTTGTGAGGGGGGATATTACAGGAAATATCTTCTTATCGTCGTCCCCTCCAAGCACCTGCAGGTAAGGCTCTTTTCCGGCCGGTCCCGACAGATTTTCATTTAGAATTTCTATGGCTTCCATTGCCTTGTCACTGATAATCTTAAGGTCGAGATTCGAGAAAGAATTCAGGTTCCTGATAATCGATTCGATACCGCCGTACATAAGAGAATATTTCCAGACCGGAAGAGCACCCCTGGATGTCTCTTTTCCTATTCCCGGCTCTTTCTTTATGATCCCTGCATTCAGCAGCCTGTCGATGTGCTTTTTTGTATTGTCGTAATTGGAGTTGATATGGTTCGCAATCTCCCTGACGGATCTCGGACCTCTTTCGATAAAAGTGATGATCTCGAGCCTAACGGGATTTGATATCGCCTGGAGGTATTCCAGGAGCTCTTCGAGAAGGCCGGGTTCCGCATGATCCTCCAGCGTAACATCTCCGGACTTCGTCTCATCAGGCGGGGTTTTGTGGAATACCATATATCTGATACTTATTATTTTGTCGAAAATATATCTTTAAAATTACTGTTGAAATTTTATCTGAATTTAATCTCTAATCCAAAATCAGGTATGTCCGGCGATCAGAGAAAAAGATTCACTGCCATAATGATGCATACGAATACCAGGAAAAGCCCGAACCCGAATGACAGCTGGCTGCTCCTGAGTCTTCTTGCGTATCTCGTGCCTGCAATCGCACCGCACACGGCGCCGGTGATGTACAATGCCAGAAAACCCAGCGAATGAATATTGCCGAGCTCCGCGTGAGTGATCGAGGCCGCCATACACGCGAGAAACACGACCATTGTCGAGGTCGCGGTCGCATAGTGCGGGGGAATCTTTGCCGCGATCATTGCTGGTACGTTTATGCTTCCTCCGCCGAGTCCTGTCAGGCCGTTTACAAGTCCACCGCCGCTTCCCCAGGTGATCATATGAAGTGCATGAAAATCGCCGGAGAACTCATCGCCGTACCTGTTCTTACAGCCGTCACGATACTCCGGGCCATTTTTGATTTCCGGGAGGGAGATCAGGTCCGGTTTGAGAAGAGTCGATGCAATGACCAGTAGTATGGCGATCAAAATCAGCTTTAGCGTCACTGCGGGCAGCGATATCGAGACGAGAACCGACAATACCGATACCCCTATAGCCGGAACCCCCAGGAACAGTGCCGTCTTATAGAGTATTCTCTGCTGCCATGCATAATTCACCATCGAAGTAAAGGATATTGCGACACCTATGGCAAGAGAAAGAGCGATCGCATTAATCTGGTCGAATGAAAAGATAAGTATCAGCACGGGCACGTTCAGCGTCCCCCCGCCTATCCCGAGAATCGATGCGATCATCCCGACGACGAATGCGATTATTAAAATGAACACTATCACTTCAGGTGTCATATGAATCTCTGTTCCGCGGGGGATGATACTTGTAATATCGGTATATGATAAAAAAATTATTTCTTAAGGTTCTTCCAGATTCTTGCCTGGAATCCGAAGAAAGATGAGAAGCCGATCGAATCCTTCTGGTCGATAGTCTTGCTCTCGAAAGAGACTAGATCGCCGGAATAAAGTGCATCGGGCGAGCTCCTTCCTGTAACGGTGGCTTTGCCCTTGTAGAGTTTCATATCTACTTTGCCGTTCACTCTCTCCTGCGTCTTGTTGATGAATGCGGTAAGGGCCGCGAATAACGGCTCGTGAATCAGACCCATGTACCCGAGTTCGGACCATTTTTCATCGACGATGTTCTTGAACGAGAGTTCCTGCCTGCTGAGGACCAGCCTTTCGAGATCCGAATGCGCTGCGATGAGAACGGTTGCGGCCGGGTGCTCGTAGACCTCGCGGGCCTTTAAGCCGAGGATCCTGTCCTCGATCATATCGTTCCTGCCGATCCCGTGTTTCCCTGCAATTTTGTTTACAGCGAGGATAATATCGTAGCCCTTCATTTTCTTTCCGTTAAGCGCGACCGGAATACCGTTTTCGAACTCTATAGTAATCTCTTCCGGTGTGTCGGGCGCCTCTTCCGGCGATACGGTCCATTCATAGATGTCGTTTGGCGGGTGGAAAGACGG
Coding sequences:
- a CDS encoding NEW3 domain-containing protein, whose translation is MTGINQKLLNCLLASAFLILLLLPQGVFASDNATPNVEIICSFPGRIVEAGETVKFDLKIKNNYGTYPKMLDVDTFKGENDWKFAFYSGENKIDRVLMGKGEELAVTLEVDTAGDTPVDTYPVRIRIDDARLWIYIKIEKTHAGESGVLKVTVVDEQGEKIKGAVVKVVDDRMHNIVKEVLTTADGQIRTEVDQGDYILNIESSGYIGSQKDDIAIKSGYTTDAGTIMLEKKNYGLTIDVKSPLVTATIGNKPVYEILLSNVGKSDDIFDLGVEGLPAGWYGRFKLASSSNESASSLYIDAGSEKTVFLEIIPPYSVEKGDYSFNISVNSSDNSYTEKLEAKITGSSNMVVFSEKYRYEITKGDTAEISMSISNKGSGEALTNVRVEVSAPDGWNVRTTPSTIPSIQPGQKAVVNLKVTPPANIAASDYKISVKVISDQEEDTEDIKIIVSESSLVGILGVLLLAGACFGVYYYFRKHERR
- a CDS encoding argininosuccinate synthase, whose protein sequence is MGKGKIVLAFSGGLDTSICVPLLKEEYGYDEVITVAVDVGQPEEDIKKATDKGHLIADKHFTIDIKDKFVEEQLFPTIKANGSYEGYPMGTALARPLIAEEIVKIAEKEGARAVAHGCTGKGNDQLRFDFIFRGAGLDIVAPMREMNLTREWEMDYAEKHKIPVPVVKDKPYSVDENCWSRSIEGGKLEDPSFHPPNDIYEWTVSPEEAPDTPEEITIEFENGIPVALNGKKMKGYDIILAVNKIAGKHGIGRNDMIEDRILGLKAREVYEHPAATVLIAAHSDLERLVLSRQELSFKNIVDEKWSELGYMGLIHEPLFAALTAFINKTQERVNGKVDMKLYKGKATVTGRSSPDALYSGDLVSFESKTIDQKDSIGFSSFFGFQARIWKNLKK
- a CDS encoding FHA domain-containing protein; translated protein: MVFHKTPPDETKSGDVTLEDHAEPGLLEELLEYLQAISNPVRLEIITFIERGPRSVREIANHINSNYDNTKKHIDRLLNAGIIKKEPGIGKETSRGALPVWKYSLMYGGIESIIRNLNSFSNLDLKIISDKAMEAIEILNENLSGPAGKEPYLQVLGGDDDKKIFPVISPLTKIGRTTGKYFEEDKCSVILSGSYLSVTRISGIHAEIQKNGTQYIFSDPGSTNGSYINYKLVIKGESIILSDGDIIDLGRGQTRARLIFHMD
- a CDS encoding serine/threonine protein kinase, encoding MRRNRLVLLLLIISFLVISPVHAEFEYPVNDSANSTFTVTIVSPDELLPDDYNETAVHVVSDTNSMIIFENPFLYGINNNDSGNLSIVTVYSDNYPRSAEDTSPLNTISYDLWYSDEMDAFLFFLIISLIVSGILSIVPAKQKANSAGKPEPFERNLIAAGHFAIFVLLSLITAHMISTSYNMFAYYENGLFVYLGLIASLVYTGASSLMLSIIIIKNGRRGYTGQVHCIVLLISFLFYFECIISGNPGLFGMNVIFIPTLLLLSLVLMAVSRLWSSGTPPAENKTPENEKTFYYNGEDRDRQYISLFPRELYEKYGNISIAGTGGAAIVFRAKRESDGEIVALKIPISRDEVAGKSFIREISVWKTLKHENIVEIYSANIFPSPYIEMEYLDRNLMSLAFPLPVEKTISIITGIAEGLEYAHAMGIVHHDIKPNNILLDDRDTPKITDWGLSKTIADNFESSNIGFSLVYAAPEQLFPSRFGKPGTRTDIYQTGVLFYELLTGEKPFKGDLIEEMLSGGDKGSIVPVSEILGDPSYTDLDRIIMRCLRRDPEQRYPDIESFLKDLKEISGNL
- a CDS encoding sulfite exporter TauE/SafE family protein, which gives rise to MTPEVIVFILIIAFVVGMIASILGIGGGTLNVPVLILIFSFDQINAIALSLAIGVAISFTSMVNYAWQQRILYKTALFLGVPAIGVSVLSVLVSISLPAVTLKLILIAILLVIASTLLKPDLISLPEIKNGPEYRDGCKNRYGDEFSGDFHALHMITWGSGGGLVNGLTGLGGGSINVPAMIAAKIPPHYATATSTMVVFLACMAASITHAELGNIHSLGFLALYITGAVCGAIAGTRYARRLRSSQLSFGFGLFLVFVCIIMAVNLFL
- a CDS encoding ABC transporter permease — protein: MKSVGLFAITEKEFQDHTHSRKFLMFLSIILVVTIIGMASGSVDYNKQIDDYNEQVSVVDENSETDSYWYKPSIMTIFNSVGALLASLGAILGIAMGFDLITKEKESKSLKILLSHPIYRDEVINGKAAGGILALLLALFVTFIIAAGIMLIFGIVPSGEDFIYIAFFGLAAFLMIFSYFAISMFMSTVAEDSGNSLVYTLILFVFLSSLLPVFVWSSTTDLIIGPAPEYPEGYFDIDYGFNGAAVTMTVSDTGEVTKTENAYVKEEDEAWEKYMDEMEEYWGKREMLSGFISLLSPTNNFQDIMNTLTYSSSGFDDLLRSSYSPADKESAGVMDVLGKLLWNFVALIAIPAVFFGAAYVRFMRIDVR
- a CDS encoding ABC transporter ATP-binding protein, whose amino-acid sequence is MIEFKNLVKTYGKINAVDNLSIKIDKGEVFGLLGPNGAGKSTTILMLCGLIQPTSGECYIDGTEVSRNPIEVKRRIGYMPEDVGFYPNLSAEQNLEFFSKLYNIPEKERRTRTDELLELVGLSGVEKKVGGYSKGMRQRLGIAKALINDPDVVILDEPTANLDPQGVSDYRKIIRNISGSDKTVLVSSHILSEVSKVCSRVGIMQKGRIIKDGSWDELARNLDLLGLPEIIINVETASGMPELVHDDIIRVDYSGGMTKAKIIASCDIRTDIGRILIENRIVPREIALDAITMEDAVLSYYNEVNS